From the Xenorhabdus ishibashii genome, one window contains:
- the cobS gene encoding adenosylcobinamide-GDP ribazoletransferase — MKLHLFWAALQFMTRLPIPQKWAAGVGFRQYWRGVPYFPLIGLIVGGLAGLASLSINQSGGGMYIGAIGYVLALALLTGGLHLDGLADTCDGLFSSRQREKMLEIMRDSRLGTYGGVGLIFCILLKILAVVELSYHPPLYLLALLSCASIVGRTAVVLLMYAQRDAREGEGMGSSYIGQISFSATMLTLLAGVVLVMALGNWQTLSAMMVSLLVVYGFALYFNYRLGGQTGDTLGASIELGETIFLLAMIWQ, encoded by the coding sequence TCCCGCAAAAGTGGGCGGCCGGTGTCGGTTTTCGTCAATATTGGCGTGGTGTGCCTTATTTCCCGTTGATTGGGTTAATTGTTGGTGGTCTGGCGGGGTTGGCATCCCTCTCGATTAATCAATCGGGTGGGGGAATGTATATCGGCGCAATAGGTTATGTATTGGCTTTGGCTTTGTTAACGGGAGGGTTACATTTAGATGGATTGGCGGACACATGTGATGGGCTTTTTTCCTCCCGCCAGCGAGAAAAAATGCTGGAAATTATGCGCGATAGCCGGCTTGGAACATATGGTGGTGTCGGGTTAATTTTTTGTATCTTACTGAAAATATTAGCTGTCGTTGAATTATCTTATCATCCCCCCCTCTATTTGCTTGCCCTGTTGAGCTGTGCATCGATTGTCGGACGTACAGCCGTGGTACTTTTAATGTATGCGCAACGTGATGCCCGTGAAGGCGAGGGAATGGGAAGTAGTTATATTGGCCAAATCAGCTTTTCTGCAACGATGCTGACTTTGTTGGCTGGTGTTGTATTGGTGATGGCTCTGGGGAATTGGCAAACCTTGTCGGCAATGATGGTGTCATTGCTTGTGGTTTACGGGTTTGCCCTCTATTTTAATTATCGCCTTGGTGGACAAACCGGCGATACGCTGGGGGCTTCCATTGAGCTGGGGGAGACGATTTTTCTGCTGGCCATGATCTGGCAATAA